One window of the Eucalyptus grandis isolate ANBG69807.140 chromosome 6, ASM1654582v1, whole genome shotgun sequence genome contains the following:
- the LOC104451363 gene encoding uncharacterized protein LOC104451363, with protein MPFGLKNAGATYQRAMVTLFHDMMHKEIEVYVDDMIAKSRRGEDHVKVLLRQYTLHHQILLVTENDPIRYLLEKPALVGKLAKWQILISEFDVQSLGQKSVKGRAIADTLAENFERSRASDEDSDAKEQILLVSSDKWTMYFDGAVNLVGSGIGAVLISSDGQHYPVAAKLTFPCTNNIAEYEACILGLQATVDMKIRKLQVYGDSSLIILQTEGKWRTQDSKLIMYHEFLGELTEEFQEISFEYLPKSQNQFADALATLSSMLQVVGGLDIEPLRIEILRRQAYCMTVEEEPDGQPWYHDILKYLQNGEFPEGSEAADIKHLIKLASKFFTSGDVLYKRSFDSTLLRCVDAKEADRLMKEIHEGECGPHMNEHFLVRKIMRLGYYWLTMESDCIQYVRRCHQC; from the exons ATGCCTTTTGGTCTAAAGAATGCCGGGGCAACGTATCAGAGGGCTATGGTCACgttattccatgacatgatgcacaaggaaATCGAAGTATACGTCGACGACATGATTGCGAAATCGAGACGTGGTGAAGATCATGTTAAAGTCTT GCTGCGACAGTACACACTTCATCACCAAATCTTGTTGGTGACCGAAAATGATCCCATCAGGTATCTCCTAGAGAAGCCGGCATTGGTTGGCAAGttggccaagtggcaaatcttaatttctgagTTTGACGTTCAGAGCCTAGGACAGAAGTCTGTTAAAGGTCGAGCCATAGCAGACACGTTGGCAGAAAATTTCGAGAGGTCCAGAGCATCTGATGAGGATAGTGATGCAAAAGAGcaaattttacttgtatcaagCGATAAATGGACAATGTACTTTGATGGTGCGGTTAACTTGGTTGGGTCGGGTATCGGGGCAGTTCTTATCTCCTCGGATGGACAGCATTACCCCGTCGCTGCTAAATTGACGTTCCCTTGCACAAATAACATCGCTGAATACGAAGCATGCATTCTTGGCCTCCAAGCCACCGTTGATATGAAAATTCGGAAGctgcaagtttatggtgattcatCCCTTATCATCTTACAGACTGAAGGCAAATGGCGAACACAGGATTCTAAATTGATTATGTATCATGAGTTCCTGGGGGAGTTGACggaagaattccaagaaatatcattcGAATATTTACCAAAgtctcaaaatcagtttgcTGATGCCCTAGCTACCTTGTCTTCGATGTTGCAAGTAGTTGGAGGTTTGGACATTGAACCATTGAGAATTGAAATCCTTAGGCGCCAAGCTTATTGTATGACGGTTGAAGAGGAACCGGATGGACAACCTTGGTATcacgacatcttgaagtatctaCAGAATGGTGAATTCCCCGAAGGAAGTGAAGCAGCAGACATAAAGCATTTGATAAAGCTAGCATCAAAATTCTTCACCAGtggagatgtcctctacaaaagGTCCTTCGACTCGACATTACTAAGGTGTGTCGATGCTAAAGAAGCCGATCGGTTGATGAAAGAAATACATGAAGGGGAGTGCGGCCCCCATATGAATGAACACTTCTTGGTGAGAAAGATCATGAGACTCGGTTATTATTGGCTGACCATGGAGTCTGACTGCATTCAGTATGTACGACGGTGTCACCAGTGTTAG